In Fusarium oxysporum f. sp. lycopersici 4287 chromosome 4, whole genome shotgun sequence, a genomic segment contains:
- a CDS encoding GTP cyclohydrolase I, with protein sequence MPTSEDGKKRSHDVASISGSSSSSDDSRRRRRERKEKKRKNGDAIAVNGAKPSAFAQRRNSLAKASRDPRDEPIPKKRRAAPQSVPEEGAVVKTRSPSPVIDFDGLSRPSRGTRERREETEEQQAARLERMSGAVRTILECVGEDPDREGLLKTPERYAKALLFLTKGYQDNIETMVNEALFREGHSEMVIIKDIEIFSLCEHHLVPFTGKMHIGYIPNETVIGLSKLPRIAEMFARRLQIQERLTKEVAHAIMEILKPQGVAVVMESSHLCMVMRGVEKTTTSTITSCVLGCFEKKSKTRNEFLNLIGINR encoded by the exons ATGCCTACCTCCGAAGACGGAAAGAAGAGATCCCACGACGTCGCAAGCATCTCGGGCTCATCGTCCAGCAGCGACGATTCCCGCAGGCGCCGTCGCGAgcgcaaggagaagaagagaaagaacgGCGATGCCATCGCTGTCAATGGCGCAAAGCCGAGTGCTTTCGCTCAGCGTCGCAATAGCTTGGCCAAAGCTTCGCGAGATCCCCGCGATGAACCCATCCCCAAGAAGCGTCGCGCTGCACCCCAGAGCGTTCCTGAAGAGGGCGCCGTGGTGAAGACGAGATCTCCCAGTCCtgtcattgactttgatgggCTCAGTCGACCCA GTCGGGGAACGAGAGAGCGCAGAGAGGAGACGGAGGAGCAGCAGGCTGCGCGATTGGAACGTATGAGCGGCGCTGTGCGCACTATTCTAGAGTGTGTCGGTGAAGATCCCGATCGCGAGGGTCTTCTCAAAACTCCAGAGCGCTACGCAAAGGCGCTCCTCTTCTTAACCAAGGGATACCAGGACAACATTGAAACCATGGTCAACGAGGCTCTATTCAGAGAGGGACACAGTGAAATGGTCATTATCAAGGACATTGAGATTTTC TCTCTGTGCGAGCATCATCTCGTACCATTCACCGGCAAG ATGCACATCGGCTACATCCCCAACGAGACCGTCATCGGCCTATCCAAGCTCCCCCGAATCGCAGAGATGTTCGCACGCCGTCTGCAGATCCAAGAACGCCTCACCAAAGAAGTCGCCCACGCCATCATGGAGATCCTCAAACCCCAGGGCGTCGCCGTGGTCATGGAGTCGAGCCACCTGTGCATGGTGATGCGCGGTGTCGAGAAGACGACTACCAGCACAATCACGAGCTGTGTCCTTGGCTGCTTCGAGAAGAAGTCCAAGACGCGCAATGAGTTTCTCAACCTTATTGGCATTAACCGATAG